In Sulfurisphaera javensis, a single genomic region encodes these proteins:
- a CDS encoding DUF5591 domain-containing protein — MQCPPLHGEPIVKKDGEDPFKHPVVRKWHEILLNEWKSEKEYAILLPCTSVKPYYLSATHKLAYSIMKGFEDKIQFYSVSEPMLLVPREYEDCYPFNSYDYPPSKMTMEEKEEFVELLSKALLKVSKMHSHIVAILPKHHYQIVKRASELVNVNVELHPYGRLAFKTIGEVLNNVMMRARHT; from the coding sequence ATGCAATGTCCTCCACTTCATGGTGAACCAATTGTAAAGAAAGATGGGGAGGATCCTTTCAAACATCCTGTTGTGAGAAAGTGGCATGAAATACTTCTAAATGAATGGAAATCTGAAAAAGAGTACGCTATTCTTCTTCCATGTACGTCAGTAAAGCCTTATTATCTTTCTGCTACGCATAAGTTAGCTTATTCAATTATGAAAGGCTTTGAAGATAAGATTCAGTTTTATTCTGTATCAGAACCAATGTTGTTAGTACCTAGGGAATATGAGGATTGTTACCCTTTCAATTCTTATGATTATCCCCCATCTAAAATGACTATGGAAGAGAAGGAAGAGTTTGTTGAATTATTAAGCAAAGCCCTTTTAAAAGTTTCAAAAATGCACTCACATATTGTAGCAATTTTACCAAAACATCATTATCAGATAGTGAAAAGAGCATCTGAGTTAGTTAATGTTAATGTGGAATTGCATCCTTACGGTAGGTTAGCATTTAAAACTATAGGAGAAGTATTGAATAATGTGATGATGAGAGCCCGCCACACTTAG
- a CDS encoding hydantoinase B/oxoprolinase family protein, translated as MISWEVINKAMIFIAEEMGVMLKKSAFSPNIRERMDHSCAIVDTEGRIIAQAEHIPVHLGSFKIAVRNLLNYIEELKEGESIIFNDPYISGTHLNDVGIISPIYYQSELIGYVINKAHHVDVGGPIPGSINPNAKTLYEEGFVIPPVKLNDEVIKIIKENFKVPEVSLGDLNAQISANKIGIERVKQLIDKYGKKEVLESWNKSIEYAKKLTLSHGWKEGVYEAEDYLEWNDKLLNITLHLYIKKDKIVADFSGSHKQIDGPLNAVIGVTYSAVSFAIRSALNKDIPTNDGFYSFIEVKAEEGSLVNPKKPAAVGGGNVETSQRIADVTFLALSKFLPYIPAASSGTMMNVMMGGLYNGKFWSYYETIAGGSGARPTSDGVSAVHTNMTNTLNTPIEIAEMTYPILFTSYKIREKSGGEGKYKGGDGIIRSFKVLSSTRLSILADRFKTSPWGLKGGENGKPARVYIRKKDRIIEIPSKFTIDLDEGDEVIIETPGGGGYGLRS; from the coding sequence TTGATAAGTTGGGAAGTTATTAATAAAGCAATGATATTTATAGCAGAAGAAATGGGAGTAATGTTAAAGAAATCTGCATTCTCACCTAACATAAGAGAAAGAATGGATCATAGCTGTGCTATAGTTGATACTGAAGGAAGAATTATTGCTCAAGCCGAGCATATTCCAGTACATTTAGGCTCATTTAAAATTGCCGTAAGAAATCTATTAAATTATATAGAAGAATTAAAAGAAGGAGAAAGTATAATTTTCAACGATCCTTATATTTCTGGGACTCATTTAAATGATGTTGGAATTATTTCACCAATCTATTATCAATCCGAATTGATAGGTTATGTAATTAATAAAGCCCATCATGTTGACGTAGGAGGACCTATACCAGGAAGTATTAATCCCAATGCAAAGACTCTTTATGAAGAAGGATTCGTCATACCGCCAGTTAAATTGAATGATGAAGTTATTAAGATAATTAAGGAAAACTTCAAGGTACCGGAAGTTTCTTTAGGGGATTTAAATGCACAAATTTCTGCAAATAAAATTGGGATAGAGAGAGTAAAACAATTAATTGACAAATATGGTAAAAAGGAAGTGTTAGAAAGTTGGAATAAAAGCATAGAGTATGCTAAGAAACTAACCCTTAGTCATGGCTGGAAAGAAGGAGTTTATGAGGCGGAAGATTATCTTGAGTGGAATGACAAACTGTTGAATATTACATTACATCTTTATATTAAAAAAGATAAGATAGTTGCTGATTTCTCTGGGAGTCATAAACAGATAGATGGACCGTTAAATGCCGTTATCGGAGTAACATACTCAGCAGTATCTTTTGCTATACGTTCTGCCTTAAATAAGGATATTCCAACTAATGATGGCTTTTACTCATTTATTGAAGTTAAGGCTGAAGAGGGGTCTTTAGTAAATCCCAAAAAACCAGCAGCTGTAGGAGGGGGAAATGTAGAGACTTCGCAAAGAATAGCTGATGTCACTTTTCTAGCTCTATCAAAGTTCTTACCTTATATACCTGCGGCAAGTTCTGGAACTATGATGAATGTTATGATGGGTGGTTTATATAATGGAAAATTCTGGTCTTACTATGAAACTATAGCAGGAGGTAGCGGGGCTAGACCTACATCTGATGGCGTATCTGCTGTTCATACAAATATGACTAATACATTAAATACCCCAATAGAGATTGCCGAAATGACTTATCCAATTCTTTTTACCTCTTATAAAATTAGGGAGAAAAGTGGAGGAGAAGGAAAATATAAGGGAGGGGATGGAATTATAAGAAGTTTTAAAGTCCTTTCATCTACTAGACTTTCAATTCTTGCAGACAGATTTAAGACTTCTCCATGGGGATTAAAAGGTGGTGAAAACGGTAAACCTGCAAGAGTATATATAAGGAAAAAGGACAGAATAATAGAAATACCCAGCAAATTCACTATAGATTTAGACGAAGGAGACGAGGTTATAATAGAAACACCTGGAGGTGGAGGATATGGTTTAAGGTCTTAG
- a CDS encoding hydantoinase/oxoprolinase family protein: MITAVDIGGTFTDIISVDDEGNIIYYKGLTTPKNPEIGVKKGLENLGIKVDTLIHATTIATNALLGQVNLELPKTALLTTKGFSDIIEIGRQNRPELYNLFFTKPKPLIPRELRFEINERINARGEIIKAINKEEVENVAQSLNAEAVAIVFLHSYLNPIHEKIAKEIVSKYIKYVSASFEVSPEQREYERTTTTVINAMLMPLVSKYIESLVNEIKPKEFFIMASSGGLIDSEEAIRRPVQIIESGPAAGVIGVKYFSEEMGIKDAISFDMGGTTAKAGSIVNGEIEIVNEYEVGGRTHHGRIVKGSGYPVRFPFIDLAEVSAGGGTIIWMDEAGALNVGPISAGAEPGPICYNKGGDKPTLTDANLILGRIGEELIGGNLKLNKDLALKGLEKLGDPIQISKEAIKLATLEMARAIRLVTVERGLDPSSFTLFAFGGAGPQFAIDIAEELGVKRVLIPIYPGLFSALSMLLADQKFELRKAFPKDVENDFRELENTLREKVKDIDYFLRYADVRYKGQGWELTVPADGDIRKNFEERHKAIYGFTLPYDIEITNIRVFAIKKMKKPKLTFSNSGELKIKERKVYFDDWVNSKVYIRETLPIGFKGKGPAIIEEYSATTVIPDGWSFEILPNYFIDIRRD; the protein is encoded by the coding sequence ATGATTACTGCAGTAGACATAGGGGGAACATTTACTGATATAATTTCAGTTGATGATGAAGGAAATATAATTTACTATAAGGGTCTTACTACTCCTAAAAATCCAGAGATTGGAGTTAAAAAAGGATTAGAAAACTTAGGAATTAAAGTTGATACTTTAATCCATGCAACTACAATTGCAACTAACGCACTATTAGGACAAGTTAACCTTGAATTGCCTAAAACTGCTTTGCTTACTACAAAAGGTTTTTCAGATATAATTGAAATAGGGAGACAAAATAGACCTGAACTTTATAACTTATTTTTTACAAAACCAAAACCATTAATCCCTAGAGAACTCAGATTTGAAATAAATGAGAGAATTAACGCAAGAGGAGAAATAATAAAAGCAATAAATAAAGAAGAAGTTGAAAATGTTGCCCAAAGTTTAAACGCTGAGGCTGTTGCAATTGTCTTCCTCCATTCCTATCTTAATCCTATCCACGAAAAAATAGCAAAAGAAATTGTATCTAAATACATTAAGTATGTTTCAGCTTCTTTTGAAGTTTCGCCAGAACAGAGAGAATACGAAAGAACAACTACTACAGTAATTAATGCAATGCTTATGCCATTAGTCAGTAAATATATAGAATCATTAGTTAATGAGATAAAACCGAAAGAATTTTTCATTATGGCTAGTTCCGGAGGATTAATAGATTCAGAAGAAGCAATAAGAAGACCAGTACAAATTATTGAGTCTGGTCCTGCAGCAGGGGTTATTGGAGTTAAATATTTTTCTGAAGAAATGGGAATTAAAGATGCTATAAGTTTTGATATGGGAGGAACGACAGCTAAGGCTGGTTCAATAGTTAATGGAGAGATTGAAATTGTTAATGAATATGAGGTCGGCGGAAGAACTCATCACGGTAGGATCGTAAAAGGTTCAGGATATCCGGTAAGATTCCCATTTATTGACTTAGCTGAAGTTTCAGCAGGTGGAGGTACTATAATTTGGATGGATGAAGCTGGAGCCTTAAACGTTGGACCAATAAGCGCTGGTGCTGAACCTGGACCGATTTGTTATAATAAAGGTGGAGATAAACCTACATTAACTGATGCAAATTTAATATTGGGAAGGATAGGAGAAGAGTTAATTGGTGGTAATTTAAAGTTAAATAAAGATCTTGCCTTAAAAGGCTTAGAAAAACTAGGAGATCCTATTCAGATATCTAAAGAAGCAATTAAATTAGCTACTTTAGAGATGGCTAGAGCAATACGTTTAGTAACAGTTGAGAGAGGGCTTGATCCCTCTTCATTTACCTTATTTGCCTTTGGTGGTGCTGGGCCACAATTTGCAATAGACATAGCTGAGGAACTAGGAGTAAAGAGAGTGTTAATACCCATCTACCCTGGGCTTTTTAGTGCATTATCAATGCTGTTAGCTGATCAAAAGTTTGAATTAAGAAAAGCGTTTCCTAAAGATGTTGAAAATGATTTCAGAGAACTAGAAAATACTTTAAGAGAAAAGGTTAAAGATATTGATTACTTCTTAAGATATGCTGATGTTAGATATAAAGGACAGGGATGGGAATTAACGGTTCCTGCTGACGGTGATATAAGGAAAAACTTTGAAGAAAGACATAAGGCAATTTATGGCTTTACTTTACCTTACGACATAGAAATTACTAACATAAGAGTTTTTGCTATAAAGAAAATGAAGAAACCAAAACTTACATTTTCAAATTCTGGGGAGTTGAAGATAAAAGAAAGGAAAGTGTACTTTGATGATTGGGTAAATTCTAAAGTTTATATTAGGGAAACCTTACCAATTGGATTCAAGGGAAAAGGACCAGCTATTATTGAGGAGTATAGTGCTACAACAGTCATTCCAGATGGCTGGAGTTTTGAAATTTTACCGAATTATTTTATAGATATAAGGAGGGATTAA
- a CDS encoding protease pro-enzyme activation domain-containing protein, translating into MKKALLFLLLLSISILPIFFSQTKQEYIIASIFVPPNDISQIYSMAYQVSNPSSPLFHHFMNSSQIEKLIYNQEYINLLHYLTNHGIKIIMSSLNIIVINATPSQIENYLNTSIEFYQLNNSTYYQGMGFFRGDIVIASNLTSSLLSKPTDLVTPTLISQMEKKAITLNFTYADESYPVTWLSKAYNATVLNATGEGYTIGILDFYGDPSIVQQLAYFDKLYNISPPPSFKIEYIGPPCPFGGILSGWNLEISLDVEVSHAVAPKANIILYVANPNIPLPAVLAKIVQEDKVNVLSQSWGIPESEIVDNPANLEMVYEMNFYYALGSLEGITFLASTGDVGGSGYSTSPIGSVSFPSTSPFVTAVGGTTTYIELNGSAYQTAWSNYGFIPYFINYGGSTGGVSVLFVEPWYQAYIQTPSTYPDGRMVPDISLNANVFPGIQVVFPGNITYVTGGTSEASPLFAGFLTLIMQKDNTTFGLINPLLYYLGEHYYNEAYYPITFGYNIPWVAHYGYNLVTGLGSPNIGEIAYLVKDINTLKVPIITVNLYNGTNYSFYFLPNQSMEIIANITYKGEEITSGNYKAYIYTLQGRVDSIELHFNGSRWIGVYLISPNVVGPIEILVKGNNSEGFTNAFIGYIMSIKGDLNVIYPTIKAKVYNIYQNEVNISFLNITLYEYNPIDNSFIKITNIILKQKGYGSYFATLPINLTAGPILIVGNNVYGYISTFAGSSLLLNTLIIPPVVVEPGVATPGESLFIEPSNIPYGNINISAVLYNNEGKPISYGNLSWVLVPIDGLLAYVYIGYLPIPPKVSQGLYTIILNEYVPLGNGTILEGKYYSQIYIVPQNLSINVKLNGLLTEGSNVKILANITYPNGTEVKFGMFSATVYPLQLQSEYEDLTQTLEIPLWFNGSLWIGNFTLPSTYTLGNLTYLSGNYFGPFAIFISGISADGYPTTNNLNSEREFIVQPYTLIKNEIVDLTQTFYAIFQNDTIQLNGKLFSDILINDTIYRSNLTISNTQFNGIIIIKDSNITLNNIEAEKIIAINSTLAIFDSKVLNLTLINSVLSNRTSEITYLYPALPKILFNGNEIKIEGISIKEINIYDNGKLIYNGTKTSIPISLQTGYNGIKIIVYQTDGEEETEEFNVYITTVSNNSLLILAIVSIAISIVAIALVIIKYRR; encoded by the coding sequence ATGAAAAAAGCATTACTATTTTTATTACTTCTTTCAATTTCAATTTTACCAATATTCTTTTCCCAAACTAAACAAGAATATATAATTGCAAGCATATTCGTTCCTCCTAACGATATTAGTCAAATTTACTCAATGGCGTATCAAGTTTCTAATCCTTCATCTCCACTTTTCCACCATTTCATGAACTCTTCACAAATAGAAAAATTAATATATAATCAAGAATATATAAACCTTCTACATTATCTTACTAATCATGGAATAAAAATTATCATGAGCTCATTAAATATAATAGTTATCAATGCTACACCTTCCCAAATAGAGAATTATTTAAATACTAGCATAGAATTTTATCAACTAAATAATTCTACTTACTATCAAGGCATGGGATTCTTTAGAGGAGATATAGTAATCGCTTCTAATCTCACTTCAAGTCTTTTAAGTAAACCAACAGATTTAGTTACACCTACTCTCATATCTCAAATGGAAAAGAAAGCGATAACGCTTAACTTTACATATGCAGATGAGTCTTATCCAGTTACATGGTTATCTAAAGCTTATAACGCAACTGTTCTAAATGCAACTGGTGAAGGTTATACTATAGGTATCTTAGACTTTTATGGAGATCCATCTATTGTTCAACAATTAGCTTACTTTGATAAGCTTTATAATATTTCACCTCCACCCTCATTTAAAATAGAGTATATTGGACCACCATGTCCATTTGGAGGTATTTTGTCAGGTTGGAATTTAGAGATTAGCCTTGACGTTGAAGTTTCTCACGCTGTTGCACCAAAAGCTAATATAATCCTTTATGTAGCAAATCCGAACATCCCATTGCCAGCTGTTTTAGCTAAAATAGTTCAAGAAGATAAAGTGAACGTTTTGTCACAAAGCTGGGGTATTCCAGAGTCTGAAATAGTAGATAATCCAGCAAACTTAGAAATGGTTTATGAAATGAACTTCTATTATGCCTTGGGTTCTCTTGAAGGAATTACATTCTTAGCTTCCACTGGCGATGTTGGAGGTAGTGGTTACAGTACTTCACCTATAGGCTCTGTATCATTTCCTTCAACTTCTCCATTTGTTACTGCAGTAGGAGGTACAACTACATACATTGAGTTAAACGGAAGTGCTTATCAAACTGCATGGTCAAACTATGGTTTTATTCCTTATTTCATAAATTATGGTGGTTCTACCGGAGGAGTTAGTGTACTTTTCGTTGAGCCATGGTATCAAGCATATATTCAAACTCCCTCAACGTATCCAGATGGTAGAATGGTTCCAGATATTTCATTAAATGCTAATGTATTCCCTGGAATACAAGTAGTATTCCCCGGTAACATTACCTATGTAACTGGAGGCACTAGCGAAGCTTCACCATTATTTGCTGGTTTTCTCACATTAATTATGCAAAAAGATAATACTACCTTTGGGCTAATTAATCCTTTGCTTTACTACTTAGGGGAACATTATTATAATGAGGCTTACTATCCAATAACCTTTGGCTATAACATACCTTGGGTTGCTCATTATGGATATAATTTGGTTACTGGTCTTGGATCTCCGAATATAGGAGAAATAGCTTATCTCGTAAAAGACATTAATACTTTAAAAGTCCCCATAATAACAGTAAATCTATACAATGGAACTAATTATTCATTTTATTTCTTACCTAATCAATCCATGGAAATAATTGCAAATATTACATATAAAGGAGAAGAAATAACTTCTGGGAATTATAAAGCTTACATTTACACATTACAAGGTAGGGTTGATAGCATAGAACTTCACTTTAATGGAAGCAGATGGATTGGAGTATACTTAATATCTCCTAATGTTGTAGGCCCTATTGAAATATTAGTAAAGGGAAATAACTCTGAGGGATTTACTAACGCTTTTATAGGGTATATTATGAGTATTAAGGGTGATCTTAACGTTATTTATCCTACAATTAAAGCTAAAGTATACAACATTTATCAAAATGAGGTTAATATTTCATTTCTAAATATTACATTATATGAATATAATCCAATAGATAATAGTTTTATAAAAATCACAAACATTATATTAAAACAAAAAGGATATGGTAGTTACTTTGCTACTTTACCAATAAACTTAACTGCAGGACCAATACTTATTGTCGGAAACAATGTTTATGGATATATTTCTACCTTTGCTGGAAGTTCACTTTTACTAAACACTTTAATTATTCCCCCAGTTGTTGTAGAGCCTGGAGTTGCAACTCCAGGCGAATCACTGTTTATAGAGCCTTCTAACATACCTTATGGTAATATCAATATATCAGCAGTCCTTTATAACAATGAAGGGAAACCTATATCTTACGGAAATCTTTCGTGGGTTTTAGTTCCAATAGATGGATTATTAGCATACGTATACATTGGATATTTACCAATTCCACCTAAAGTCAGTCAAGGTTTGTATACAATTATTTTGAATGAATATGTTCCCCTAGGAAATGGAACAATCCTTGAAGGAAAATATTACTCTCAAATCTACATAGTTCCTCAAAACTTATCAATAAATGTTAAACTTAATGGATTGCTAACTGAAGGAAGCAACGTAAAAATATTAGCTAATATAACATATCCTAACGGTACTGAAGTTAAATTTGGTATGTTCTCAGCCACCGTTTATCCATTACAATTGCAAAGTGAATATGAGGACTTAACTCAAACCTTAGAAATACCATTATGGTTTAACGGAAGCTTATGGATAGGCAACTTTACATTACCATCTACTTACACTTTAGGTAATTTAACTTACTTATCTGGCAACTACTTTGGGCCATTTGCAATATTCATCTCTGGAATATCAGCAGATGGTTATCCAACTACAAATAATTTAAACTCAGAAAGAGAGTTCATTGTGCAACCTTATACTCTTATAAAGAATGAGATAGTTGATTTAACTCAAACATTTTATGCAATATTCCAAAATGATACAATTCAATTAAATGGTAAATTATTCAGTGATATTCTAATTAATGATACAATTTATAGAAGTAATTTAACTATTTCAAATACTCAATTTAATGGAATCATAATTATCAAAGATTCTAATATTACATTAAACAATATAGAGGCAGAAAAAATCATAGCAATAAACTCTACTCTTGCAATCTTTGACTCAAAGGTATTAAATCTAACTTTAATCAACTCGGTCTTAAGTAATAGAACAAGTGAAATAACTTACTTATATCCGGCCCTGCCAAAAATTTTATTTAATGGTAATGAAATAAAGATTGAAGGAATTTCAATTAAAGAAATTAATATCTATGATAACGGTAAATTGATTTATAATGGAACAAAAACATCTATTCCAATAAGTTTACAAACGGGATATAATGGGATAAAAATTATAGTATATCAAACAGATGGTGAAGAAGAGACAGAGGAGTTTAATGTCTATATCACTACTGTTTCTAATAATAGTCTCTTAATTCTAGCTATTGTTTCTATAGCCATTTCAATAGTAGCTATTGCTCTTGTGATAATAAAGTATCGTCGATAA
- a CDS encoding phosphate-starvation-inducible PsiE family protein yields MKISDILKKLTKEEVVVHYVTRIIEIIILVAIATIIVYTVYDLIVSIFQGFITEVIGLVGNAFLLVVLLEIYQSIVDFGKGKGRSVIYVMDATISFILREIIIEIFNGSYTYQDLLTYAGLVIVIALGRFLISYRRIYIKRRR; encoded by the coding sequence ATGAAAATATCCGATATTTTGAAAAAACTAACAAAAGAAGAGGTTGTAGTTCATTATGTAACTAGAATAATAGAAATAATTATCTTAGTTGCTATAGCAACTATCATTGTTTACACTGTTTACGATCTAATAGTTTCTATCTTTCAAGGTTTCATTACTGAAGTCATTGGTTTAGTTGGTAATGCTTTCTTATTAGTTGTTTTGCTAGAAATTTATCAAAGTATTGTTGATTTTGGTAAAGGGAAAGGAAGAAGTGTTATTTACGTAATGGATGCAACAATCTCATTTATTCTTAGGGAAATAATCATAGAAATTTTCAACGGTAGTTATACTTATCAAGATTTACTCACATATGCAGGATTAGTTATTGTTATTGCATTAGGTAGATTTCTAATTTCTTATAGAAGAATATATATTAAAAGGAGAAGATAG
- a CDS encoding class I SAM-dependent methyltransferase produces MIDPNDFAPILRMGITIDEEIFIAKKIANLLKGERGKILDYACGNCLIPIFLSLSLNNEIYATDDWKQFDKKKAEELISKYRSNVRLFYGLEKTPFPDSYFDLIYSVLYFYNLKRDRVKNHVQEINRILKSKGKFLVVDIISVRGKVKKELEEIQYSLSNYEEANGLFFSLWQKS; encoded by the coding sequence ATGATTGATCCAAACGATTTTGCTCCAATACTAAGAATGGGAATAACTATTGATGAGGAAATTTTTATTGCAAAGAAGATAGCAAACCTATTAAAAGGCGAAAGGGGAAAGATATTGGATTATGCTTGTGGAAATTGTTTAATTCCAATTTTCCTCTCCTTATCATTAAATAATGAAATATATGCTACTGATGATTGGAAACAATTTGATAAAAAGAAAGCTGAAGAGTTAATTTCAAAATATAGAAGCAATGTGAGATTATTTTATGGATTAGAAAAAACTCCATTTCCAGATAGCTATTTTGATTTAATCTATTCAGTCCTTTATTTTTACAATTTAAAAAGAGATAGGGTAAAAAATCATGTACAAGAGATAAATAGAATTTTAAAAAGTAAGGGTAAATTCCTTGTAGTTGATATAATTTCAGTCAGGGGAAAAGTTAAAAAAGAGCTAGAAGAAATTCAATATTCTCTTTCAAATTACGAGGAGGCAAATGGTCTCTTTTTCTCCCTTTGGCAAAAATCATAG
- a CDS encoding DUF929 domain-containing protein: MAKRKSKKQESKESKLLYIPFIALFIVLVIFFTLPMIHSSSTSNNNSLSTSSQNSQGPFFQFVKVSNKDYAPNNTVEVYFISWYGCPFGASDSWGLYIALSHFGILNVTPTYSDLEQLPISPQQNPISGKVPGLIFNSFKSNSSVEFYPIYLLGRIYNNNNTASLPNGTIISYSGSSLVNFELNELNKTAPSWVYNLVYQYQIQTPFPGRTQAIAYLGNPPHIVSTIIITGPNGTWMIMGYDQTINYGMPGLLAQYAASNGYSPTLPSQILQYVKNNNVPAQLSFIEAEGQQIYNIIEQEL, translated from the coding sequence ATGGCAAAGAGAAAAAGCAAAAAACAAGAAAGTAAAGAAAGCAAACTACTTTACATTCCATTTATTGCATTATTTATTGTCTTAGTTATTTTCTTTACTTTACCAATGATTCATAGTTCTTCAACTTCTAATAATAACTCTTTATCTACTTCATCTCAGAATTCTCAGGGACCATTCTTTCAATTTGTAAAAGTGTCAAACAAAGATTATGCTCCCAATAATACTGTCGAAGTGTATTTTATTAGCTGGTACGGATGTCCTTTTGGTGCATCAGATTCTTGGGGATTATATATTGCTTTAAGTCATTTCGGAATACTGAATGTTACTCCTACATATTCTGATTTGGAGCAACTACCTATTTCACCACAACAAAACCCAATTAGCGGCAAAGTCCCAGGTTTAATATTTAACTCATTCAAATCTAATAGTAGTGTAGAGTTTTACCCAATATATTTACTAGGAAGAATCTACAATAATAACAATACAGCTTCTCTTCCTAATGGCACAATAATTTCATATTCTGGCAGTAGCTTAGTAAATTTTGAATTGAATGAACTCAATAAGACAGCTCCTTCATGGGTTTATAACCTAGTATATCAGTATCAAATCCAAACACCTTTCCCTGGAAGAACGCAAGCTATAGCTTACTTAGGAAATCCACCACATATAGTTTCTACAATTATTATAACTGGTCCTAATGGTACATGGATGATAATGGGCTATGACCAAACAATTAACTATGGTATGCCTGGATTGTTAGCGCAATATGCAGCCTCTAATGGTTATAGTCCAACATTACCGTCCCAAATATTACAATATGTTAAAAATAATAATGTTCCAGCACAATTATCTTTCATAGAAGCCGAAGGACAACAAATATACAATATAATTGAGCAAGAATTATAA